The Nostoc sp. PCC 7524 nucleotide sequence GCAGTGGATTAGTGTACAAAAATGGCTTTGATGAAAGCATTTTATTAGGAATCCAAAAGCTGCATACTCCCCTGCTTGATACCATCATGAAGGGTATAACTGCTTTAGGTGAACCGCTAGTTTTTGGATCAATTTGTTCTGCACTAGGCATTAATCTCTGGTACAATCAACGCCGCCGGGAAGCCACTACCCTAGGGATGGCAACAGTGGGAGCAGTAGGTTTAAATTTATTGTTCAAAGAACTGTTTAGAAGAGCGCGTCCTGCACTTTGGGATTATATTGTTAACGCAGTTCACTACAGTTTTCCTAGTGGTCATGCGATGGTTTCCACCGCGATTTATGGATGTATTGGCTATATTTTGGCAAAAGAATTTCCGCAATGGCGTAAGCAGATTTTAGGTTCAATCACTGTTTTAATTTGGGCAATAGGTTTGAGTCGGTTGTATTTGGGTGTACATTGGCCTACCGATGTTTTAGCTGGTTATGCCGCAGGTATTTTGTGGTTAATTGCTTGTATTCTCTATCTGGAATGGAAGCAAAAATATACTTTTTCAGGTAATTTCCAGAAGATTTTACCCGAATTAAATTAAAGCAGTCGCCATATAGATTAGGACATCAAGCAATTATAAAACCGTGACACTAAGACACTTTAGAGCCTGTCACCTATCAGGGTTAGCGCCTCTCAATCCCTATTGATAGGTAGATTCTTGCTCCCGTGTTGAGTTTGGCAGAGCCGCCAAGGGTCACTTAACTCAATCTCTGCTGCAACCACAAAGCTAGTAGTGGCATCGCCAAATTATAAGCTTGCTCTGCACCGTAAATTAAACCTTTATGCTGCAAACCAGTCAGCGCACCTTGTAAGCTGCCACCTCTAGAAAGACCATGTTTTTGAATATAGTCTTTACTTTGTGGTTTTTCTGTCGGATCTAAAGCTAAACATTCCAAAAGATGCACTTGATTGGCTGGTAGAAGCATTAACAAGGATTCGTAAGTCATCGATAAGTCTTTGAGTAATCCTTCAATGGCTTCTGTGACATCTTGTTCAGTAATTAAACTATCAGGCAGACATGAAGTTTGTAAACGACGAATGAGTGCCATTGCATCACCAATGTGTCCTTGTACAGCATCTAAAAACAATGGAAGTGCTTTAGAACGGGAATCAAATGTTAGTCTGTGTGTGTGTAGCATTTCCCTCGCCAACACGGCTAGGATATCTCCAGCTAAGGGGGGTAATTGCACAGTTTCTAAAGGATAATTATTTTCATCTGAGTGGTAGCTTGTCTGGGCGATCGTTGCAATCAAGACATAGTTAACATGAGTGTCTCGATTGATTTTGCGCCGGAATGTCGTTTCCCATAAACTATTGCGATCCCAAGAGCGAATATGAGGGAAACTATGCAAAATCAGCACTACCCGTTTCTGTAAATCTACTGCTATGATTTGTGGCAACTCTAACAGCATCTCAAAAGCCTGCCATCGCTGCTTTTGTCCCAGAGAACGCAACAGCCTCAGTCTTTTTTCTACATCGAAGATAAAAAACTCACTGGCATACTGATTTACCCAGTTTTGAATTTTAGTTATTTCCCAATTTTGGCTAATAGCTTCTGCTAGCAATTGTAAAAATCTTTCCCCATCTGTAGCGCGGATACAATCTATCTCTAGTACCACTGCTCCAACTTCTTGCGCTCCTGCCTTAACTAAGGTGCGCCTGCCACTACCAGGTACACCAGTAATTAATAAATCACCATCTACTGATAAGACTTCAACAATGCGCTGAAACTCTGCCGATCGCCCAATCAATTGCAATGGAGTAGACAAATCCAGACTCACGACTTTTTCGCCTTTGGGTTTAATCCTCACTTTAATGGCAAGCATACTCGATTTTTTGCCAACCATTGAGAGTGATTATAGTCATTATTTAATTTTATTAGTGTCGATTTTATTAAAACACTAATTAATAGTGCTATTGTTTTTTTAACACTTATTCATGGAAAATAAATAATTATGGTTCAAGCTGTATCTACAGTTGCTACACCAGAAGAGAGACAGCCAAATATTTGGCATTCCTTAGAAATTGAGCAAGCGATCGCACGTTTGCAAAGCGATGCTGAGGTGGGTTTAAATAGCATCAGAGCAGAACAGTTATTAACTCAGGTGGGAACAAACGAACTCACCGCTAGGAAAACTCAACCTTGGTGGCTCAAGTTTCTGTTGCAATTTAACCAGCCACTATTGATTATTTTGTTATGTGCAGGGTTACTCAAAGCCCTCAGTGGTAGTTTAGTCAACGCCGGGGTAATTTGGGGTGTAACCACCACCAATGCCATTATCGGATTTATCCAAGAGTCGAAAGCTGAAAGTGCCATCTCTGCGTTAGCCAAAGCCATTACCACCGAAGCCACAGTCTTGCGGGATGGGCAGAAAGTCCGTGTACCTTCACGGGAACTAGTTCCTGGGGATGTAGTATTGCTGACTTCCGGGGACAAAGTACCCGCAGATTTACGCTTAATTCAAGCTCGCAACTTGCAAATTGATGAATCGGCTCTTACTGGTGAATCTGTAGCGGTTGAAAAAGATACACGCTTATTAAAACCAGATACAGCTCTTGCAGAACGGAAAAATATGGCCTATGCGGGTGGCTTCGTCACCTTCGGACAAGGCATTGGGATTGTCGTAGCTACAGGTAACGCTACTGAGACAGGGCAAATTTCCCAATTAATGGAGCAGCATACCGATATTACTACACCATTAACCCGCAAATTTAATAAATTCAGCCAAAATTGGCTGTATATGGTGTTAGGGCTAGCAACTCTCTGCTTTACTGTTGGCTTGAATTCTAAAGGTTGGAATGATGCTCTTGAAGCTGCCGTTACCTTAACAGTGAGTGCCATCCCTGAAGGTTTACCGGCGGTAGTAACTGTCACTTTAGCTATTGGTGTTTCCCGCATGGCTAAACGCCATGCCATTATTCGCAAACTACCAGCTGTAGAAACGTTGGGTAGTGCAACTGTCATCTGTTCCGATAAAACTGGGACATTGACAGAAAATCAGATGACAGTGCAATCCATATATGCTGGAGGACATCAATATGTAGTCACAGGCATAGGCTATGCTCCTGATGGGGAAATTCTCATCGATGAGCAACCAGTAGATTTAAACAGCGACAAGGGTTTACAAGAATGTCTGATAGCTGGATTACTCTGCAATGATTCCCACATAGAAGCGAAAAACGGTAGATGGGTAGTG carries:
- a CDS encoding phosphatase PAP2 family protein encodes the protein MNGHLSTNGSSLIQAIHTAVKGRVRFKVSGLHLSHSCKNYIEWRLSQEKNILQYSANHLTGNVLVIFDPDYSLSAIASLLQNIVLDYRQEIAQQSVSIVPTPIQLTAIPIQPQLEQLNSQLIVGSAVATVLVLSSGLVYKNGFDESILLGIQKLHTPLLDTIMKGITALGEPLVFGSICSALGINLWYNQRRREATTLGMATVGAVGLNLLFKELFRRARPALWDYIVNAVHYSFPSGHAMVSTAIYGCIGYILAKEFPQWRKQILGSITVLIWAIGLSRLYLGVHWPTDVLAGYAAGILWLIACILYLEWKQKYTFSGNFQKILPELN
- a CDS encoding ATP-binding protein, with protein sequence MLAIKVRIKPKGEKVVSLDLSTPLQLIGRSAEFQRIVEVLSVDGDLLITGVPGSGRRTLVKAGAQEVGAVVLEIDCIRATDGERFLQLLAEAISQNWEITKIQNWVNQYASEFFIFDVEKRLRLLRSLGQKQRWQAFEMLLELPQIIAVDLQKRVVLILHSFPHIRSWDRNSLWETTFRRKINRDTHVNYVLIATIAQTSYHSDENNYPLETVQLPPLAGDILAVLAREMLHTHRLTFDSRSKALPLFLDAVQGHIGDAMALIRRLQTSCLPDSLITEQDVTEAIEGLLKDLSMTYESLLMLLPANQVHLLECLALDPTEKPQSKDYIQKHGLSRGGSLQGALTGLQHKGLIYGAEQAYNLAMPLLALWLQQRLS